The Papaver somniferum cultivar HN1 chromosome 6, ASM357369v1, whole genome shotgun sequence genome segment ATATAGAAGTCTGATCTGTACACAATCTCCATGAGGATTTTGCCAAGAGAGCTCTATTGAACAGATGCAGATCTCTAAAGCCCAACCCTCCTTCTTCTTTTGGAGCATTCACACTTTTCCAAGTTATCAGTTGCCTTCCCTTGTTTGACTCTTTTTCTCCTCCAGAACATTTGCTGTGTTGAGTTCATTTTCTTGATGGTAGAATCTGGTAATTTGAAACTCAGCATATGGTGAACTGGTATTGCATTTGTAACACCTCTGACCATTACAGACCTAGCAGCTTCAGACATATTaaaacatctccattttgttaGTCTTGCTTCCATTTTACTGTTTAGAATAGAGAAAGGAATTTTCTTGTTTCTACCAATAAAGAATAGAAGACCCAAGTATTTTTCCTCATTGAGATTCATTTGCCTGACTTGAAGAAAACCACTTACTGTTTGACAAGATGAAGGAGACATATTCTTGCTAAAATAAATTGCTGATTTATGGAAATTGATGAGCTGACCAGAGCAAGAACTGAAGTCTTCTATAAGTTGAAGAAGCTTCCTGGTTTGGTCTAAGTTTGCCTTGCAAAACAagagacaatcatctgcaaatagcAAATGGTTAATCTTTGGAGCAGATCTTGATATTTTCATACCTGTTAACTGTTTTGTGACTTCATAATGATTCATATTTCTTGAGAATGGCTCCATTGCTAGAATAAACAGGTAAGGGGAGAGAGGATCCCCTTTCCTAATACCTCTTGTAGGTTTGAAAGAAGGAGATGGAGATCCATTAACCAtaatctcattttgtgtagttGAGATACATTGATGTATGAGCTGACATAACTTTTCAGAAAAGCCAAACTTCTTAAGAACATTCATAAGAAACTTCCATTCTAGCCTATCATAGGCTTTTGATATATCCATATTTAAAGCCAAGTGACCAGTTctaccttttttcttcttcatagctTGAACTAATTCTTGAACCAAACAAATATTTTCAGAGATCAATCTCCGTGGGACATATGCTGATTGCATGGGAGAAATGATGTTTACCATATCCTTCTTTATTCTCAGTGCAATGACTTTGGAAATAATTTTGTAAATTGTATTACAAAGAGTAATGGGTCTGAAATCTTCTGGTTTTTGAGCTGAGTTAACTCTGGGAATTAAAGTTACTCTAGTGCTGTTTAATTTCTTCAATAGAAAACCTGAGTGAAAAAAAGCTTGAACCACTTTGCAAATATCATCTTTAACCACTGACCATTGAGATTGATAGAAACCAGGAAgaaaaccatctggtcctgggGAAGTCCAGGGGCTCCATGGACATAAGAGCTTTGTGTATTTCTTGTTCACTTGGGATTGCAACCAGTTCTTCATTGTCTTGCTGAGTGATGCAGGAAGGGATATGTTGAAGAAAGTTGTGGCAATCTGCTGGATTACCTGTAGTACTGATAGTTTGAAAGTGATTTACTAGCATCTGCTCTATTGAAGATTTATCTTGACACCAGGAACCATCTGGAGCTTTAAGTGAAtctatcttgtttcttgttcttctttggtTGGCTCTAATATGGAAGTACTTGGAATTTTTGTCCATGTCATTATAAAACCTATCCCTTGATTTCTGTTTGTTTGAACTTGCTTGAATATCATTTAAAGATTCAATCTGCTTCTCTAACTCTATGACTTTAGAAGTATTGCTGCCATAAATATCTGTAGCTTGCAGGTTAGATAACTCTTCTTTAAGATCAAAAGTTTTGCTTGAATTACTCATTTTctccaaaattttcttcttcttcttcttcttcttctcttccctctgaatttctttagttttgattttcagtttcatcaCTTCACTTAAAGAGATGAATTAGTCTTAATTCATTTGTTAATCACGACTAATAATGTTAATCAGGttttattatctaaaatcataCGGGTCATATTAGTCTTTTATAGAAATATATATTGAGGGGTGTCCCAATTGATATTTGGTGACCCTAGAAAGCCCCAAAAAAGCTTGACTTTataagccccaataatagagttCAAGAAATAACCCATACATAACTATCCTTACATAATCATGAAGTATTAACACTtattatataagggtagttatgtcATTATCAAAAAAGATGAATAAggagtgatgttgttttttatttagtgaccctattttaatattatttaataTGCCTCCAAAAAGAatccagtatgcctcaaaacaggtttcaaatGAAACCCGCTGCGACCAAATAGAGAGCAGCAGTATTTTGCCTCTTCATCTCCTCTATATCACCCACATTTTTCTTGATTCTGCTCTACAACCGGAAAGAGTTAGCATTCAGGGTTTATTTACAATGGTTGAAAATGCCGAGAAGGAATCTAGACATATCGCATCTGATGAAGTATCAAcacatttcaaaaccctaatcaacAATGGCATCATCGATCCATTCTCttaaacaatcacaaaatctcATGTATATATGTTCTCTTTTTTGATGTTGGAAATCAATAGGTATCCCTAGATGTTCCAAGTTGTAATCGTCTTCTTTTGTTTCATTGCAGATTGGGGAAGCTACAGGACAGGAGTGCAATATCATCACATTTTAATGAACCTTCAGAGCGTTGGGTTGCTCAAGTTGCTCCTGATTTCAATAGGAATACGCGGGTCAAGCTCTATGAAGACTGATCTTTATTACACATTCCTCAAGCTAAGGTGCCCTTTCTTAGTCTCATTTCCAGAAATTGGGTCTTCATCTTCTCATGGGAAGTTGTTGCATGTAGCCTGAACCCTGACTTTACTGGGGAGTCTGGCAGTCTGCCATCACAATTGTAGCAATATGTATCATTGTACTTCTGTGGTTTCCTTCACACCATTTAACCGGCTTCATCACTACAATTTCCTTTTAAGTAGATAATGTTTGTGCAATTACTGTCTCTGGAATGTTTATTTCTAATCTAGATAGAAGGAAGTTGCTCAAGTAAGTGATAGTGTGCGAAAGTGTACTCGAACGATGTCTGTTGACTGTGAGATGAAGTGAATGTTGCATGTTAAATAGATTGTAATGAGTATTTCGTTTTAAGAAGTAGGTCAAGTTTATATACTTTCAAGGCATATACAGTATTCATTTAACTTTCAAATCTATTCTCGGCAgtttggtatcagatcaggctgTCCGGGATCATTATGTTGTCGCTTGGTCGATAGTTTGTTAGATTTTTGTCTTAATGATGATATGGCTTCATTATTGTATCGCTATCAACACGATTTAGAACTCAGGCAATCAAATCAACCTCAAATGCGATGGTTGCAAAGTACTCACACTAGCCTTACTCTCTTTGGTTTCTTTACTTGATTGGGTCAGTGGACGGAAGCCCCTGAAACCTCggcaaaagaaaatggaaagaagtttCAGTCAGAAACAAATAGAAGAAGACTTGGGCAAAAACTCATCCCATACATACTTGCTTCCCATAGGGTGGTCGTGGCAATGCTtgctctttttatttttattttctttttctttttaatatacaTGGAAGAGCAAATTGCTTggttgagtttgtaagtttggtTATCAAGGAAAAGAACTGTTTGAAATGATTCATTTTAATACTTAATACTGAGTGTGTGGTCAAGCTGTAAGCTTGTCTCATCTCATGTCAACAC includes the following:
- the LOC113291845 gene encoding uncharacterized protein LOC113291845, with protein sequence MSNSSKTFDLKEELSNLQATDIYGSNTSKVIELEKQIESLNDIQASSNKQKSRDRFYNDMDKNSKYFHIRANQRRTRNKIDSLKAPDGSWCQDKSSIEQMLVNHFQTISTTGPDGFLPGFYQSQWSVVKDDICKVVQAFFHSGFLLKKLNSTRVTLIPRVNSAQKPEDFRPITLCNTIYKIISKVIALRIKKDMVNIISPMQSAYVPRRLISENICLVQELVQAMKKKKGRTGHLALNMDISKAYDRLEWKFLMNVLKKFGFSEKLCQLIHQCISTTQNEIMVNGSPSPSFKPTRGIRKGDPLSPYLFILAMEPFSRNMNHYEVTKQLTGMKISRSAPKINHLLFADDCLLFCKANLDQTRKLLQLIEDFSSCSGQLINFHKSAIYFSKNMSPSSCQTVSGFLQVRQMNLNEEKYLGLLFFIGRNKKIPFSILNSKMEARLTKWRCFNMSEAARSVMVRGVTNAIPVHHMLSFKLPDSTIKKMNSTQQMFWRRKRVKQGKATDNLEKCECSKRRRRAKYFPDGQVSNIKKGKNTTWSWTSISYEINFILKFSFWSLGNGHKILIWKHNWVHGMHEPPIPKQGAINTSHYTHVYQLMAADNCSWNSDLLFSLFEDQTANVILNINIFPDYEDKLVWTLEKNGGFSVKSAYKKMFQEKNAGQIVSDDMKSVFKRLWRLPLLPRVQQFLWKCVRDVLPSRDKLTHVIDGDYSCSFCKQVTETTSHCILEWHIVHLVLFAVLGVRSPSDVTLKDWIISHFTQFQSGQINEDIICRIAIVAWCIWSHRCDTIFKGVSVSPETIIQNCRKYLSDFTDMCRKKTVNPHRQNRHNLHWSPPPRETIH